The following coding sequences lie in one Thalassoglobus polymorphus genomic window:
- a CDS encoding amidohydrolase family protein has product MTDVTNSLLRHTKLLDPEQLKKYRIWDSYFTPSHSHPGADGRSQLIADIERTLPTIELAHIEKLCYFAHVGVGTTADKDLEALLRSNPDAVLEPLQKWPDLLLGMIQLNPNNVPASLDAINRWLADGPMLGVYFPGGGPASLACSHPNFDKLIPRIHELNGVIMQHTWYVTGGKPGPGISTPAELATLATRYPEQKFLCAHAGGEWEKGIRAIQASPNVLIETSGFDATAGFIEMAERDLGPKRVIFGSHLPSRSLGTELSKVIAANIPERSKRLMLGENYRRLVSRISQ; this is encoded by the coding sequence ATGACCGACGTCACGAATTCGCTCCTCAGGCACACAAAGCTTCTTGATCCGGAGCAGCTGAAGAAATACCGCATCTGGGATTCGTATTTCACTCCGTCTCATTCGCATCCCGGTGCAGATGGGCGAAGCCAATTGATTGCAGATATCGAGAGAACGCTGCCGACTATTGAACTCGCGCACATTGAAAAGCTTTGCTACTTCGCGCATGTTGGAGTTGGAACAACGGCCGATAAAGATCTGGAAGCATTACTTCGTTCGAATCCCGATGCCGTACTTGAACCGCTTCAAAAATGGCCGGACTTGCTCCTCGGAATGATTCAACTCAACCCGAATAATGTCCCGGCTTCACTCGATGCCATCAATCGCTGGCTGGCTGATGGTCCGATGCTGGGTGTTTACTTCCCCGGAGGTGGACCGGCATCGCTGGCTTGTTCACACCCCAATTTCGACAAACTGATTCCGCGAATTCACGAGCTGAATGGGGTGATCATGCAGCACACCTGGTATGTCACCGGTGGAAAACCGGGGCCGGGAATTTCGACACCTGCTGAACTCGCAACGCTCGCGACGAGATACCCAGAGCAAAAATTTCTTTGCGCCCACGCTGGTGGTGAATGGGAGAAAGGAATTCGAGCGATACAGGCTTCACCGAACGTACTCATTGAAACATCCGGATTCGATGCGACAGCCGGTTTCATCGAAATGGCAGAGCGAGACTTGGGCCCCAAGCGGGTCATCTTTGGCAGCCATCTCCCCTCACGGTCACTCGGCACGGAACTTAGCAAAGTCATCGCTGCCAATATCCCGGAGCGAAGCAAACGATTGATGCTCGGAGAAAATTATCGCCGCCTGGTTTCTCGAATTTCACAATAA
- a CDS encoding amidohydrolase family protein has protein sequence MNKFEISRRELISSTATIGAASILFPTLKLSAGDTRELKIVDTNASLFQWPFRRLPLDETETLINKYRALGVSEIWAGSYEALLHRDLVGVNERLAEKCHETPELIAIGEINPALPGWERDFELCVQKHNMPGLRVHPNYHGYKLDDPSFINLLKLATEAERFVQIAVAMEDARTQHPLVAVPDVDLAPLPGVLLDFPDAKIQILNWKPRGAITSQLLQHRGIFLDVARVDSTDGIAKLIREAPENRILFGTHAPFLIPEAAMIRVAESKLNEKELRSLLSGAAQSLNRKVL, from the coding sequence GTGAACAAATTCGAAATCAGTCGACGAGAACTCATCTCCAGCACCGCGACAATTGGAGCAGCTTCGATATTATTTCCAACGCTGAAACTCTCTGCCGGGGATACAAGAGAATTGAAAATTGTTGACACCAACGCCAGTCTTTTCCAATGGCCGTTTCGGAGATTGCCGCTCGATGAGACAGAGACTCTCATCAACAAATATCGTGCATTGGGTGTCTCGGAAATCTGGGCTGGAAGCTATGAAGCTTTGCTACATCGCGACCTTGTCGGAGTCAACGAGCGGCTCGCTGAGAAGTGCCACGAGACTCCCGAGTTGATAGCCATCGGCGAAATCAATCCCGCACTTCCCGGTTGGGAACGTGATTTCGAATTATGCGTCCAGAAGCATAACATGCCTGGATTGCGTGTTCATCCGAACTACCATGGGTACAAACTGGACGACCCGAGTTTCATCAATCTGTTGAAGTTGGCAACCGAAGCTGAAAGGTTCGTTCAAATCGCAGTCGCGATGGAAGATGCAAGAACTCAGCATCCACTGGTTGCAGTCCCCGATGTCGATCTCGCTCCGCTGCCGGGAGTCTTACTAGATTTTCCCGATGCCAAAATTCAGATTCTCAACTGGAAACCTCGCGGAGCGATCACTTCGCAACTTCTTCAGCATCGGGGAATTTTTCTTGACGTCGCGCGCGTTGATTCTACCGATGGCATCGCCAAGCTGATTCGCGAAGCTCCTGAAAACCGTATCCTCTTCGGAACGCATGCTCCGTTTCTGATTCCCGAAGCAGCCATGATCCGTGTTGCAGAATCAAAATTGAATGAGAAAGAACTTCGTTCGCTGCTATCGGGAGCCGCACAAAGTTTGAACCGAAAAGTGCTCTGA
- a CDS encoding thiolase family protein yields the protein MSKTMKRVVIVSAKRTPFGKFLGALADQSPVDLAVAAGQAALTGINHQLVDQIILGNVLSAGHGMNIARQVGVQLGLPISTPAQTVNMMCGSGMQTALQAVQAIRAGDANVILAGGTESMSQSSLIVKRPGKKQEPDFENIIDSMQRDGLVDSFSDHHMGMQAEELATEFHLSREQQDAFAQRSQHLFGVAADEAKYSDEVIPMGELIADQHPRPEVTREQLSGLRTVFRKDGTITAGNASGINDGAAMLLLAEREFAFEQNWPVLAEWVDGVVVGCEPERMGLGPVHAISKLQQRTKSNWNDIDTLEINEAFAAQTLACLHQLELKIDLDATDRTNRKVSISTGHQIDFNSEGGAIAIGHPLAVSGARLLSHLAWKISNGNSTCAIGSLCIGGGMGIAAMLKSHQS from the coding sequence ATGAGTAAGACCATGAAACGAGTTGTGATTGTCAGTGCCAAGCGAACACCATTTGGGAAATTTCTCGGCGCACTTGCGGACCAATCGCCGGTTGATTTGGCGGTCGCTGCGGGGCAGGCAGCCTTGACGGGCATCAACCACCAACTGGTCGACCAGATTATCCTGGGGAATGTTCTCTCTGCCGGACATGGGATGAACATCGCCCGTCAAGTCGGGGTTCAGCTTGGCTTGCCGATCAGCACTCCTGCGCAGACCGTCAACATGATGTGCGGATCGGGAATGCAAACTGCTTTGCAGGCAGTACAAGCAATCCGAGCTGGTGACGCCAATGTGATTCTTGCGGGGGGGACGGAGTCGATGTCTCAATCGTCGCTGATCGTCAAAAGACCGGGAAAGAAGCAGGAGCCTGATTTCGAGAACATCATCGATTCCATGCAGCGCGATGGGCTCGTCGATAGTTTTTCTGATCATCACATGGGAATGCAGGCGGAAGAGTTGGCGACGGAGTTTCATCTCTCTCGTGAGCAACAAGATGCGTTTGCACAGCGAAGCCAACATCTTTTCGGAGTTGCAGCGGACGAAGCAAAGTACTCAGACGAAGTGATCCCGATGGGGGAACTCATCGCCGATCAGCATCCGCGTCCGGAGGTCACGAGGGAACAGTTAAGCGGGTTGAGAACCGTCTTCAGAAAAGATGGAACAATCACAGCGGGCAACGCATCCGGCATCAATGACGGAGCTGCGATGTTGCTGCTCGCTGAACGTGAATTTGCGTTTGAGCAGAACTGGCCAGTCCTCGCCGAATGGGTCGATGGCGTCGTCGTTGGCTGTGAACCAGAGCGCATGGGGCTCGGTCCGGTCCATGCCATTTCCAAGTTGCAACAACGCACCAAAAGCAACTGGAATGACATCGACACTCTCGAAATCAACGAAGCGTTTGCAGCTCAAACGCTGGCATGCCTGCATCAACTTGAACTGAAGATCGATCTGGATGCAACTGACCGAACTAACCGAAAAGTTTCCATATCGACCGGACACCAGATCGACTTCAACAGCGAAGGAGGAGCCATTGCCATTGGTCACCCATTAGCTGTCAGCGGAGCACGATTGCTGTCTCATTTGGCTTGGAAGATTTCCAACGGAAACTCGACCTGTGCAATCGGCTCGCTTTGCATTGGAGGTGGAATGGGAATCGCCGCGATGCTGAAAAGTCATCAGTCTTAG